The Deinococcus roseus genome has a window encoding:
- a CDS encoding AzlD domain-containing protein, with translation MKFVLPILLMFLVTYATRFAGLSLGNARVPAFWLHFLKFIPVSVFTALVVLNFGSESKEFPVRLIAALVAGIVFYFHRQLWSCILVGMAVFWGLRAFL, from the coding sequence ATGAAATTTGTTCTGCCCATCTTGCTGATGTTCCTGGTGACTTACGCCACCCGCTTTGCGGGCCTGAGCCTGGGAAATGCCCGCGTTCCGGCTTTCTGGTTGCACTTCCTGAAATTCATTCCGGTCAGTGTTTTCACTGCTCTGGTGGTGCTGAATTTTGGCTCAGAAAGCAAAGAATTTCCGGTGCGCCTGATTGCTGCCCTGGTGGCAGGGATTGTTTTTTACTTTCACAGGCAGCTGTGGAGCTGCATTCTGGTGGGCATGGCGGTGTTCTGGGGGCTCAGGGCTTTTTTGTGA
- a CDS encoding acetoacetate--CoA ligase: MTTQSSQALWAPSPERIQNTLLHHFWQRLEQETAQSFQSYTDLNRFALDHPEKFWSFLWDFVQIQAETRGATVLDDSAGMMLSQFFPEARLNFTENVLRHSGPEEAIIEHSETGRRRSLSWDELRSQVEKLSAYFVAAGVKPADRIAAWIPNCLEAVVTALAAARIGAIYSSTSPDFGVDGVLDRFGQIEPVLLVAADRYTYNGKPQNCLGKLAEIVEGLPSVREVLVVSYQSEDMDLQAVPNAKPFLQAIQHDLPIPAAEAFEFNHPLYILYSSGTTGKPKCIVHRAGGILLNHLKEHQLHCDIQPADRVMYYTTTGWMMWNWLVTALASKATIVLYDGSPFWPGPEHLFKIAEQEQLSFLGVSAKWIESLRKLELSPGQKHDLSALKTLASTGSPLSEEGFEYVYCHIKSDLHLSSISGGTDLCGCFLGGNPLAPIHPGELQVPMLGMGIELYSEEGKPLQGPATGELVCTRPFPSQPLQFWNDPNHQKYQAAYFERFPGVWHHGDFVQRTETGFRVLGRSDATLNPGGVRIGTAEIYRQVESFPEILEALVFMRSVGGEDQVVLLVRLKDEALLSADLKKQIQQKIRLSCTPRHVPGRIEAVPDLPRTKNGKLLELAVTDLANGRPVRNVTAVANPEALDQIRSLFA; this comes from the coding sequence ATGACAACACAATCCAGCCAGGCGCTGTGGGCACCCTCGCCTGAGCGCATTCAAAACACGCTGCTGCACCATTTCTGGCAGCGTCTGGAACAGGAAACAGCACAATCCTTCCAGAGCTACACCGACCTGAACCGTTTTGCCCTGGATCATCCAGAAAAATTCTGGAGCTTCTTGTGGGACTTTGTGCAAATCCAGGCAGAAACCCGTGGGGCAACTGTTCTGGATGATTCTGCAGGCATGATGCTGTCCCAGTTTTTCCCAGAGGCCAGACTCAATTTCACGGAGAATGTGCTCAGGCATTCTGGTCCAGAGGAAGCCATCATCGAGCACAGCGAAACAGGCCGCAGAAGGTCCCTGAGCTGGGATGAATTGCGTTCCCAGGTGGAAAAGCTCTCTGCTTATTTTGTGGCTGCTGGGGTGAAACCTGCAGACCGCATTGCTGCCTGGATTCCCAATTGCCTGGAAGCTGTGGTCACTGCACTGGCAGCTGCACGCATCGGGGCCATTTACTCTTCCACCTCGCCGGATTTTGGGGTGGATGGGGTGCTGGACCGTTTTGGTCAGATTGAACCGGTGTTGCTGGTGGCTGCTGATAGATACACCTACAACGGCAAGCCCCAGAATTGCCTGGGAAAACTGGCTGAAATTGTGGAGGGCTTGCCCTCTGTGAGGGAAGTGCTGGTGGTTTCCTACCAGTCTGAAGACATGGACCTGCAAGCTGTTCCAAACGCAAAGCCATTTCTGCAGGCCATCCAGCATGACCTGCCCATTCCAGCAGCAGAGGCGTTTGAGTTCAACCACCCCCTTTACATCCTGTATTCCAGTGGAACCACCGGGAAACCCAAGTGCATTGTGCACCGGGCCGGGGGCATTCTGCTGAACCACCTGAAAGAGCACCAGCTCCACTGTGACATCCAGCCTGCAGACCGGGTGATGTATTACACCACCACCGGATGGATGATGTGGAACTGGCTGGTCACGGCCCTGGCCAGCAAAGCCACCATTGTGCTTTACGACGGATCTCCTTTCTGGCCCGGTCCTGAGCACCTGTTCAAAATTGCAGAGCAGGAGCAACTGAGCTTTCTGGGGGTGTCTGCAAAATGGATCGAATCCCTCAGGAAACTGGAGCTCTCTCCGGGTCAAAAACATGACCTCTCTGCTTTGAAGACCCTCGCTTCCACAGGTTCTCCGCTCTCGGAAGAAGGCTTTGAATACGTGTACTGCCACATCAAGTCTGACCTGCACCTCAGCTCCATTTCTGGGGGCACCGACCTTTGTGGTTGCTTTCTGGGAGGGAACCCTCTGGCTCCGATCCATCCCGGAGAATTGCAGGTTCCCATGCTGGGCATGGGCATTGAGCTGTACTCAGAGGAAGGCAAACCTTTGCAGGGTCCAGCCACCGGAGAACTGGTCTGCACCCGTCCGTTCCCTTCTCAGCCTTTGCAGTTCTGGAACGATCCGAACCACCAGAAGTATCAGGCGGCTTACTTTGAGCGTTTCCCCGGCGTCTGGCACCATGGTGATTTTGTGCAAAGAACAGAAACCGGATTCCGGGTGCTGGGGCGCAGTGATGCCACCCTCAACCCCGGAGGGGTGCGCATTGGGACTGCAGAAATCTACAGGCAGGTGGAGTCTTTCCCCGAAATTCTGGAGGCCCTGGTGTTCATGCGCAGTGTGGGTGGGGAAGATCAGGTGGTGCTGCTGGTGCGCCTGAAAGATGAGGCCCTGCTGTCCGCAGACCTCAAAAAGCAGATCCAGCAGAAAATCCGCCTTTCCTGCACCCCACGCCATGTTCCGGGCCGCATCGAAGCCGTGCCAGATTTGCCCCGCACCAAGAACGGCAAATTGCTGGAACTGGCCGTCACCGATCTGGCCAATGGTCGCCCGGTGCGCAACGTCACAGCTGTGGCCAATCCGGAAGCCCTGGACCAGATCCGGAGCCTCTTTGCCTGA
- a CDS encoding AzlC family ABC transporter permease, translated as MTLTLRQSDFKLGFLAVVPLWIGFLPFAISYALLARTAGLSIWETQLMSLTVFSGGAQFIAANMFLQQANLFSVVLTTFLLNARHLLYGLSVSQNLKLGPLQRSKAAWVLTDEAFGVTANAHYPSYAYLMGASMSVFVSWNVFTLIGALLGSSIPDPLQYGVDFVFPLAFLALLMPTLKNSPAFIVAAFSALLALLLQKVLHLQGGVSVLLVGIFGSMLGAALTFKEKA; from the coding sequence ATGACCCTGACCCTCCGACAATCTGACTTTAAACTGGGCTTTCTGGCCGTTGTTCCCCTGTGGATTGGCTTTCTGCCCTTTGCCATTTCTTACGCACTGCTCGCCAGAACTGCAGGTCTATCCATCTGGGAAACCCAGCTGATGAGCCTGACGGTCTTTTCAGGTGGAGCGCAATTCATAGCAGCCAACATGTTCCTGCAGCAGGCCAACCTGTTCAGCGTGGTGCTCACCACTTTCCTGCTGAATGCACGTCACCTGCTGTATGGCCTCTCTGTGAGCCAGAACCTGAAGCTGGGTCCCCTGCAACGCAGCAAAGCCGCCTGGGTCCTGACAGATGAGGCTTTTGGCGTCACCGCCAACGCCCATTACCCCAGTTACGCTTACCTGATGGGGGCCAGCATGAGTGTTTTTGTGAGCTGGAATGTCTTCACACTGATTGGGGCCCTGCTGGGGAGCAGCATTCCTGATCCTTTGCAGTACGGGGTGGATTTCGTGTTCCCGCTGGCTTTTCTGGCCCTCCTGATGCCCACCCTGAAAAACAGCCCGGCTTTCATTGTTGCCGCGTTCAGTGCATTGCTGGCCCTGCTGCTGCAAAAAGTCCTGCACCTGCAAGGTGGGGTCAGCGTGCTGCTGGTGGGGATTTTTGGCAGCATGCTGGGAGCAGCCCTGACCTTCAAGGAGAAAGCATGA
- a CDS encoding MbcA/ParS/Xre antitoxin family protein, whose protein sequence is MTDLKILLERLESLMSCETQILSVDQIHALFEVVKSHPDHATEEAVSHPVTCQVYFQQFAKGTGLDVQGFSDLTGLAPHEPGSLHTVRCLLDFLDVHQQARALLGDQATRWLSRRSRQLGNRNPLRLIRQGDTQRVKDLLGSLSS, encoded by the coding sequence ATGACCGACCTGAAAATTCTGCTTGAGCGCCTGGAAAGCCTGATGTCTTGTGAGACACAGATCCTGTCTGTGGACCAGATTCATGCGCTTTTTGAAGTGGTGAAATCCCACCCGGATCATGCCACAGAGGAGGCTGTTTCCCACCCTGTGACCTGCCAGGTGTATTTTCAGCAGTTTGCAAAGGGCACTGGACTGGATGTGCAGGGCTTCTCAGACCTCACAGGGCTTGCTCCACATGAGCCCGGGTCACTCCACACCGTGCGCTGTCTGCTGGATTTTCTGGATGTGCATCAGCAGGCCAGGGCACTCCTGGGGGATCAGGCCACCCGCTGGCTCTCCAGACGTTCACGTCAACTGGGCAACCGCAATCCTTTGCGTTTGATCCGACAGGGAGACACCCAGAGGGTCAAAGATCTGCTGGGAAGCCTGTCTTCATGA
- a CDS encoding GntR family transcriptional regulator — translation MSPVPADLVPLKRALARDEVYRTLKTWIIEGTLAPRENIRDQELATTLGVSRTPVREALRRLEDEGLIETAKNRWTRVAPLNLRSSQHAYPIIAHLEDLALELAFPQLQEADLQAMEQANRDFQDALSQQDSRSALKNDEAFHGVLLQKSGNPELYKLVSEMKTRLMRLEWYYYRTQGSAAPSVTEHWNLLEALKKHNLPEARAALSANWISSAGRLMDLPEP, via the coding sequence ATGTCACCCGTCCCTGCCGATCTGGTTCCCCTCAAACGTGCCCTGGCCCGTGACGAGGTGTACCGGACCCTCAAAACCTGGATCATCGAGGGCACCCTGGCTCCCCGAGAAAACATCCGCGACCAGGAACTCGCCACGACACTGGGGGTCAGCAGAACCCCGGTGCGGGAAGCCCTGCGCCGACTGGAAGACGAGGGCCTGATCGAGACCGCCAAGAACCGCTGGACCCGGGTGGCTCCCTTAAATTTACGCAGCAGCCAGCACGCCTACCCCATCATCGCCCACCTGGAAGACCTGGCACTGGAACTGGCTTTTCCCCAATTGCAGGAAGCAGACTTGCAGGCCATGGAGCAGGCCAACCGGGACTTCCAGGATGCCCTGAGCCAGCAGGATTCCCGCTCTGCCCTCAAAAACGACGAGGCTTTTCACGGGGTTTTGCTGCAAAAAAGCGGCAACCCGGAGCTGTACAAACTGGTCAGCGAGATGAAAACCCGCCTGATGCGTCTGGAATGGTATTACTACCGCACCCAGGGCAGTGCTGCCCCCAGCGTGACCGAACACTGGAATTTGTTGGAAGCCCTGAAAAAACACAATCTCCCAGAAGCCCGTGCTGCGCTTTCTGCCAACTGGATCAGCAGTGCCGGACGCCTGATGGATTTGCCAGAACCCTGA
- a CDS encoding LacI family DNA-binding transcriptional regulator, with translation MSKTPEKTSGKTPGKTPGKYATIQDVAARAGVSPSTVSYVLSGKRSISETTRQKVLQTIEEMNYTASSLGQRMRQGKTHSIGVASPALRANDWSLPEFFGSIAGAAGMHDYTAGFFVDRTPQQLVELGKSRFVDGFLLIDTTAEDPRVEALKAHHIPFVVIGRVRDNTGITFVDFEFEQVMQAAFRHLSELGHKKIAYHRLPDRTSQDINNGFYIQDSLEQAKKEFNMQVVEQIVPMYRDEAFTATLDVLDHHPDVTAIIAHNHIETLHALHERHVRVPEEISVVGITTAVAAEGCIPPLTSVDVPISAMTKLAVDQLIRIIGGEAPLDNVIKPAHLIARKSTSAPMESKLVGSVSEHF, from the coding sequence ATGTCCAAAACCCCTGAAAAAACATCTGGGAAAACCCCCGGCAAAACCCCTGGCAAGTATGCCACCATTCAGGATGTTGCTGCCCGTGCAGGGGTCTCCCCTTCCACGGTGTCTTATGTCCTGAGCGGCAAACGCAGCATCAGCGAAACCACCCGCCAGAAGGTGCTGCAAACCATCGAGGAGATGAACTACACCGCCAGCAGTCTGGGCCAGCGCATGCGGCAGGGCAAAACCCACAGCATCGGGGTGGCCAGTCCGGCACTGAGGGCCAATGACTGGAGCTTGCCCGAGTTTTTCGGCTCCATTGCAGGGGCCGCCGGAATGCACGATTACACGGCGGGTTTCTTTGTGGACCGCACCCCCCAGCAACTGGTGGAGCTGGGAAAAAGCCGTTTTGTGGATGGTTTTCTTTTGATCGACACCACGGCAGAAGACCCCAGGGTGGAAGCCCTGAAAGCACACCACATTCCTTTTGTGGTGATCGGGCGCGTGCGGGACAACACCGGCATCACTTTTGTGGATTTCGAGTTTGAGCAGGTGATGCAGGCCGCCTTTCGCCACCTGTCCGAACTGGGGCATAAAAAAATTGCCTACCACCGCCTGCCCGACCGCACCAGCCAGGACATCAACAACGGCTTTTACATCCAGGACAGCCTGGAGCAGGCCAAAAAGGAATTCAACATGCAGGTTGTTGAGCAGATTGTTCCGATGTACCGGGATGAGGCTTTCACAGCCACGCTGGATGTGCTGGACCACCACCCGGACGTGACTGCCATCATTGCCCACAACCACATCGAGACACTGCACGCCCTGCATGAACGGCATGTGCGGGTTCCAGAGGAGATCTCGGTGGTGGGGATCACCACAGCGGTGGCGGCAGAGGGCTGCATCCCGCCCCTGACCAGTGTGGATGTGCCGATTTCTGCAATGACAAAACTGGCTGTGGACCAGCTGATTCGCATCATTGGCGGGGAAGCACCGCTAGACAATGTAATCAAGCCTGCCCACCTGATTGCCCGCAAGAGCACGTCTGCACCGATGGAAAGCAAACTGGTGGGGTCGGTTTCAGAACATTTTTAG
- a CDS encoding GGDEF domain-containing protein, which produces MPFFSLKRLAGTLLAQPLLLANLFSMLLVLLIFLQLHHQHPLQAWIWSGIMALQLVLQLVTDLRTSPGESSLGSPRPFFSLDARLTVGWSVGSILIFQLGQPHTLPLLHVTLMIAVSLQVWRRPGSSLKRSAFHLLPLACLLVQLLLSHPHHPGQWSVALGFTGWGMALLYIQQQIRKHRQKRLEEQKQHHKALQELQTAHDQLLQRHEKLQRSRQRLQEALKSSRQMASTDELTGCLNRRGLFRHLQHHLDPLTSQGALLMLDLDHFKQINDLHGHPFGDLVLKTMVERIEMLLGSSAMLARYGGEEFLCVMPGVSLEMARTTAEHLRQMVACAPVVENSRLQWVTVSIGVSSFHPGEVLQVAIQRADQAMYQAKNSGRNRVQVMPTPASSLLRTVPPAEP; this is translated from the coding sequence ATGCCTTTTTTCAGTTTGAAGCGTCTTGCCGGGACCTTGCTGGCCCAGCCCCTGCTGCTTGCAAACCTGTTTTCCATGTTGCTGGTGCTGCTGATCTTTTTGCAGTTGCATCACCAGCATCCTCTGCAGGCCTGGATCTGGAGTGGCATCATGGCCCTTCAACTGGTGCTCCAACTTGTCACAGACCTCAGAACATCGCCTGGGGAATCGAGTCTGGGTTCACCCCGCCCATTTTTCTCCCTGGATGCCCGTCTGACGGTGGGCTGGTCCGTGGGCAGCATCCTGATTTTCCAGCTGGGACAGCCCCACACCCTGCCTTTGCTGCACGTGACCCTGATGATTGCGGTCAGTTTGCAGGTGTGGCGGCGACCAGGGTCTTCACTGAAGCGCTCTGCCTTCCATCTGTTGCCGCTGGCCTGCCTGCTGGTCCAGTTGCTTCTGAGTCATCCTCACCACCCCGGGCAATGGTCTGTGGCGCTGGGCTTTACAGGATGGGGAATGGCCCTGCTTTACATCCAGCAGCAAATTCGCAAACACCGCCAGAAACGTCTGGAAGAGCAAAAGCAGCACCACAAAGCCTTGCAGGAGCTGCAAACGGCCCACGATCAACTTTTGCAACGCCATGAAAAATTGCAGCGTTCCCGCCAGCGCCTGCAAGAAGCCCTGAAATCCAGCAGGCAGATGGCCTCCACCGATGAACTGACCGGCTGCCTGAACCGCCGGGGGTTGTTCCGTCACCTGCAACACCACCTGGATCCCCTGACCTCCCAGGGTGCACTGCTGATGCTGGACCTCGATCACTTCAAGCAGATCAATGACCTGCATGGTCATCCTTTTGGTGATCTGGTGCTGAAAACCATGGTGGAACGCATTGAAATGCTGCTGGGTTCCAGCGCCATGCTGGCCCGTTATGGCGGAGAAGAATTCCTGTGTGTGATGCCAGGGGTTTCCCTGGAAATGGCCCGCACCACCGCCGAACACCTCAGGCAGATGGTGGCCTGCGCTCCGGTGGTTGAAAACAGCCGTCTGCAATGGGTCACGGTGTCCATTGGGGTTTCCAGTTTCCATCCCGGTGAAGTCCTGCAGGTGGCCATTCAGCGGGCAGATCAGGCCATGTATCAGGCCAAGAACTCCGGGCGCAATCGGGTGCAGGTGATGCCCACACCAGCTTCTTCCCTGCTCAGGACAGTTCCTCCTGCAGAACCCTGA
- a CDS encoding GGDEF domain-containing protein: MIPSTPAPQPRLSPWMLVLLFEVIAALGALQFIYDSYTSWLWFAGMLLLGALCGVVYLPSKGKSLYWTTITALGGMGLMLLVFMVSITGVFSPLLGAWVLLVAAAFILLGRRQGWAYGGLALAAVLVVLTLQQTGVLHFEFRHPPPSIWLTEILILLTAVLLQRAMLLLFNRSEAAVKEAAQQKEKTHRAFETSEARNRAILEALPDIVFRLSPDGMILDVSIGEQANWPTRPEALLRKRVQEFLTSRSTDQTMQAISWSLSGYGMQTFEMEFRHPSQGLRIFESRVVSLNEDSVIMFLRDITVRMQAEKDLRESYERFEIVSKVTSDVMWDWDLQTDRLWWNENYSVVFGHGAAPDHIDQWDDHIHPDERAEVGRSLRFVIAGGSPVWSHNYRFLKSDGSYADVYDRGVVLRDAQGNPARMIGAMMDISEQKRVEQERTERLYRMEILDTVSRELADVGLNNDAVLQAIVKNSVRLIGDLCMVVLLSDQPGHTRLAAVHHPDEKIRDQIEFLLGNRLLSVNTGLSGEVFRSGAAVVLNGISGRESRYRFKKELSPFFDSHEVYASISVPMLVQNRPIGVITLLRLEQDRPYSTEDQTLLQNMADRAGLTLSNARLYAENADQAEQLREANAVLEQRILERTRELAEANEMLTRLATQDGLTGLSNRRHFDEMIALEIRRAKRTSQYLTLILCDIDHFKLYNDNYGHPEGDQCLRQVATTLKAMFRRAGDVVARYGGEEFAMVLPNTGPEQAELLVQRMQNELYNLNLPHAFSKVSDRVTLSIGVVSSQVQDHDAVTPQMLIKASDEALYESKHAGRNRATFRVLQEELS, translated from the coding sequence ATGATTCCTTCCACTCCCGCTCCACAACCCAGGCTGTCTCCCTGGATGCTGGTGCTGCTCTTTGAAGTGATTGCAGCCCTGGGTGCATTGCAATTCATTTACGACAGCTACACCTCCTGGTTGTGGTTTGCAGGCATGCTGCTGCTGGGAGCCCTGTGTGGTGTGGTCTACCTGCCCTCCAAAGGGAAATCCCTGTACTGGACCACCATCACTGCACTGGGGGGCATGGGCCTGATGCTGCTGGTGTTCATGGTGAGCATCACCGGGGTGTTTTCACCGCTGCTGGGGGCCTGGGTGTTGCTGGTGGCTGCAGCGTTCATCTTGCTGGGCAGACGGCAAGGCTGGGCATACGGAGGTCTTGCGCTGGCTGCTGTGCTGGTGGTCCTGACTTTGCAACAAACCGGGGTGCTGCATTTTGAATTCAGGCACCCCCCACCCTCCATCTGGCTCACCGAAATCCTGATCCTGCTGACGGCGGTGCTGCTGCAACGGGCCATGCTCTTGCTGTTCAACCGCAGTGAAGCTGCCGTGAAAGAAGCGGCCCAGCAGAAGGAGAAAACCCACCGGGCCTTCGAGACCTCTGAGGCCCGCAACCGTGCCATTCTGGAAGCCCTGCCAGACATCGTGTTTCGCCTCTCCCCGGACGGCATGATTCTGGACGTCAGCATCGGAGAACAGGCCAACTGGCCCACCCGCCCAGAAGCCCTGCTGCGCAAAAGGGTGCAGGAATTTCTGACCTCCAGAAGCACCGACCAGACCATGCAGGCGATCAGCTGGTCCCTTTCGGGCTATGGCATGCAGACCTTCGAGATGGAATTCCGGCATCCCAGCCAGGGATTGCGCATTTTTGAGTCTCGTGTGGTCTCCCTGAACGAGGACAGCGTGATCATGTTCCTGCGTGACATCACCGTGCGCATGCAGGCCGAAAAAGACCTGCGGGAAAGCTACGAGCGCTTCGAGATCGTCTCAAAGGTCACCAGTGATGTGATGTGGGACTGGGACTTGCAAACCGACAGGCTCTGGTGGAACGAGAATTACTCGGTGGTGTTCGGGCATGGTGCAGCGCCAGACCACATTGACCAGTGGGATGATCACATTCACCCGGATGAACGCGCAGAGGTGGGGCGCAGTCTGAGGTTTGTCATTGCCGGAGGCAGCCCGGTGTGGTCCCACAACTACCGTTTCCTCAAATCAGACGGAAGTTATGCAGACGTATATGACCGTGGGGTGGTTTTGCGGGATGCCCAGGGCAATCCGGCCCGCATGATCGGGGCCATGATGGACATCTCCGAACAGAAACGGGTGGAGCAGGAACGCACCGAGCGCCTGTACCGCATGGAAATCCTCGACACGGTTTCCCGTGAACTGGCCGATGTGGGCCTCAACAACGATGCTGTGTTGCAAGCAATTGTGAAAAACTCCGTGCGCCTGATCGGAGACCTCTGCATGGTGGTTTTGCTCTCAGACCAGCCCGGTCACACCCGTCTTGCGGCAGTGCACCATCCAGATGAAAAAATCCGGGACCAGATCGAGTTCCTGCTGGGAAACCGCTTGCTGAGCGTCAACACGGGACTCAGTGGAGAGGTGTTCCGTTCCGGGGCTGCGGTGGTGCTCAATGGCATTTCAGGCAGGGAAAGCAGGTACCGCTTCAAGAAGGAACTCTCGCCGTTTTTTGATTCGCACGAGGTGTACGCCTCCATCTCGGTTCCCATGCTGGTGCAGAACCGTCCCATCGGGGTGATCACCCTGCTGCGTCTGGAGCAGGACCGCCCTTACAGCACCGAAGACCAGACGCTCTTGCAAAACATGGCAGACCGGGCTGGCCTCACCCTTTCCAATGCCCGCCTGTACGCAGAAAACGCAGACCAGGCCGAGCAACTCCGTGAAGCCAATGCCGTGCTGGAACAGCGCATCCTGGAACGCACCCGTGAACTGGCCGAGGCCAACGAAATGCTCACCCGACTGGCGACCCAGGATGGCCTGACCGGGCTTTCCAACCGCCGGCATTTTGACGAGATGATCGCCCTGGAAATCCGTCGTGCCAAACGCACCAGCCAGTACCTTACCCTGATCCTCTGCGACATCGACCACTTCAAGCTCTACAACGACAATTACGGCCACCCAGAAGGGGACCAGTGCCTCCGGCAGGTGGCCACCACATTAAAAGCCATGTTCCGCCGTGCAGGGGATGTGGTGGCCCGTTATGGCGGCGAGGAATTCGCCATGGTGCTCCCCAACACCGGACCCGAACAGGCCGAATTGCTGGTCCAGCGCATGCAAAACGAACTTTACAACCTGAACCTTCCCCACGCATTTTCCAAAGTGTCAGACCGTGTGACCCTCAGCATCGGGGTGGTCAGTTCCCAGGTGCAGGACCATGATGCCGTGACCCCACAGATGCTGATCAAGGCCTCCGATGAAGCCCTCTATGAAAGCAAACATGCGGGGCGCAATCGGGCCACCTTCAGGGTTCTGCAGGAGGAACTGTCCTGA